A DNA window from Mastomys coucha isolate ucsf_1 unplaced genomic scaffold, UCSF_Mcou_1 pScaffold21, whole genome shotgun sequence contains the following coding sequences:
- the Gpr26 gene encoding G-protein coupled receptor 26, with protein MNSWDAGLAGLLVGTIGVSLLSNGLVLLCLLHSADIRRQAPALFTLNLTCGNLLCTVVNMPLTLAGVVAQRQPAGDRLCRLAAFLDTFLAANSMLSMAALSIDRWVAVVFPLSYRAKMRLRDAAFMVAYTWLHALTFPATALALSWLGFHQLYASCTLCSRRPEERLRFAVFTSAFHALSFLLSFIVLCFTYLKVLKVARFHCKRIDVITMQTLVLLVDIHPSVRERCLEEQKRRRQRATKKISTFIGTFLVCFAPYVITRLVELFSTAPIGSHWGVLSKCLAYSKAASDPFVYSLLRHQYRRSCKELLNRIFNRRSLHSVGLTGDSHSRNILPVSE; from the exons ATGAACTCGTGGGACGCGGGCCTGGCGGGGCTGCTGGTGGGCACGATCGGCGTGTCGCTGCTGTCCAACGGGCTGGTGCTGCTCTGCCTCCTGCACAGCGCTGACATCCGCCGCCAGGCGCCGGCGCTCTTCACTCTCAACCTCACGTGTGGCAACCTGCTGTGTACCGTGGTCAACATGCCACTAACACTGGCCGGCGTCGTGGCACAACGACAGCCGGCCGGGGACCGTCTGTGCCGCCTGGCCGCCTTCCTCGACACCTTTCTGGCAGCCAACTCCATGCTCAGCATGGCCGCGCTCAGCATCGACCGCTGGGTGGCTGTGGTCTTCCCGCTGAGCTACCGTGCCAAGATGCGCCTGCGAGATGCCGCCTTCATGGTGGCCTACACGTGGCTGCACGCGCTCACCTTCCCGGCCACTGCGCTCGCCTTGTCCTGGCTCGGCTTCCACCAGCTGTATGCCTCATGCACGCTGTGCAGCCGGCGGCCTGAGGAGCGCCTGCGCTTTGCTGTCTTCACCAGCGCCTTCCATGcgctcagcttcctgctctcctTCATCGTGCTCTGCTTCACGTACCTCAAGGTGCTCAAAGTGGCCCGCTTCCACTGCAAGCGCATCGACGTGATTACCATGCAGACGCTTGTGCTGTTGGTGGACATCCATCCCAG TGTAAGGGAACGATGTCTGGAGGAACAGAAGCGGAGGCGACAGCGTGCCACCAAGAAGATCAGCACCTTCATAGGGACCTTCCTCGTGTGCTTCGCACCCTATGTGATTACCAG gCTGGTGGAACTCTTCTCCACAGCGCCCATTGGCTCCCACTGGGGTGTGCTGTCCAAGTGCTTGGCCTACAGCAAGGCTGCTTCTGACCCTTTTGTGTACTCCTTGCTGCGACACCAATACCGCAGGAGCTGCAAGGAGCTCCTGAACAGGATCTTCAACAGACGCTCCCTTCACTCTGTGGGCCTCACAGGTGACTCTCACAGTCGGAACATTCTGCCAGTGTCGGAATGA